TCCGGCTGCGTGATATTCCGCTGCTGTCGCGCGTCGGTGCCGATCGCGCCGACCAACTGCGTACCGACATCGACGCCGCCGCGGCCGGGTGGGCTCACGCGGCCCTGCTGCGCGTCGATTCCCGCAACCAGGTGCTGGCCGCCGACGGCAAAGTGGTGCTCGGCGCGGCGGCCGCGCTGGGCGACAAGCCGCCCCCGGAAGCGGTGTTCCTGGGGCGTATCGAAGGCGACCGCCATGTCTGGGCGATCCGCGGCCCGCTGCATCCACCTGACGATTCCGACGTCGAGGTGCTGGATCTGCGCAGGCTCGGACGGATCATCGACGACACCAGCAGCCAACTCGTGTCCTCGGCGCTGGCACTGCTCAATTGGCACGACAGCGCCCGATTCAGCCCCGTCGACGGCACGCCCACCAAAGCGGCCCGCGCCGGCTGGGCGCGCGTCAACCCGCTCACCGGCCACGAAGAGTTTCCCCGCATCGACCCGGCGGTGATCTGCCTGGTCCACGACGGCGGCGACCGCGCGGTACTGGCCCGCCAGACGGTCTGGCCGCAGCGGATGTTCTCACTGCTGGCCGGATTCGTCGAAGCCGGTGAGTCGTTCGAAGTCTGCGTCGCCCGCGAGATCCGTGAGGAGATCGGCCTGACCGTCACGGACGTGCGCTACCTCGGCAGCCAGCCCTGGCCCTTCCCGCGCTCGCTGATGGTCGGATTCCATGCCGTGGGCGACCCGGACGAACCGTTTTCGTTCAACGACGGCGAGATCGCCGAGGCGGCCTGGTTCACCCGCGACGAGATCCGCGCGGCTCTGGAGGCCGGTGACTGGTCCAGCGGGTCGGAGTCGAAACTGCTACTGCCGGGCTCGATTTCGATCGCCCGGGTGATCATCGAGTCCTGGGCTGAAACGGACTGACGAGCGCCTATTTGATCCGGTCGCAGATGTTGTCCAGGATCGTGCTGGCGATCCGTTCCGCGGGCTCGATACCCAGCACGCCGACCGACATCAACACCGACTTGCGGGCCCGGTACTGGTGACTCCACCCGTTGTCGGTGATCCGCAGACTCATCGGGTCCGGCTTGTCCAGCTTGAAGGCGTACTTCGGGTCGTTCAGCGCGACGCACGCGTTCAGTGAGGCTTCCAACTGGTCGAGAGCCGAGCGGGCCGCCTGCGCATCCGGGTAGATCGCGACGGCCTGGCTGACCGAGTCCTTCATGGTGCGGCCGCCCGGGTCGAGGTCATCGGTCACCCCGCTGTAGCCGGCGCTGCGGAATTCGGTCCAGCCGCTGGCGAAGGTGAGATCGCTGGTGCCGGCGGCCCGGCAGGGTCCGGGTGCGTTGACGTCACCGGCCGGTGGATGGTTCAGGTTCGCATGCGCGTGCGTCGTGAGTTCTTCGTAGTTGGCGATGCGACGCACGTCTTCGACGCTGACGATCAGCGCGTCGACTCCGGTGGCTGCCGACGTGCTGGGAGCTGCCGGGGTGCTGCGGTGCGAGCACGCGGTCACCGCGGCGAGCGCACAGAGCACGACAAAAACCGCCCGCCGGACCAGCGCCCCTGCCATGGTCCTTATCGTAAGCGCGACCGGACACGGGAGTCCGCACCAATCGGACGCCCGTGTCGGCGCCCCGCGTCATCCCGGGTCAGCCCGCGAGCTTCGCCTTGACCTCGCCGGCGCTCGGATTGGTCATGGTCGACCCGTCGGCGAACTTCACGGTCGGCACCGTGCGGTTGCCGCCGTTGACGGAGCTGACGAATTCCGCGGCCGCGGAATCCTGTTCGATGTCGACCTCGTCATAGGCGATGCCCTGAGCCTTCAGCGCCGTCTTGAGCCGGAAGCAGTAGCCACACCAGCTGGTGGTGTACATGGTCAGCGCAGCATTGGTCATGACTCGATAACGTAGCCCGCCGATGAACCATTCCAGTCTCGGCCCGCCGACAACCGCGACACGCCCGGTTTGTCGGCAGGCACTGCCAAGATGGACGGCATGCCGGTGATGGCCGATCCCTTGATTGCAGGGCTGGACGACGAGCAGCGCGAAGCGGTGCTGGCCCCGCGCGGCCCGGTCTGTGTGCTGGCGGGTGCCGGCACCGGCAAGACGCGCACCATCACGCATCGCATCGCCCAGCTCGTGGCGAGTGGTCACGTCTCCGCCGGTCAGGTGCTGGCGGTCACCTTCACCCAGCGCGCGGCGGGTGAGATGCGGTCGCGGCTCCGCGCGCTGGACGCGGCGGCGCAGAACGGCTCGCGTGTCGACGCCGTGCAGGCGCTCACCTTCCATGCCGCCGCGCACCGTCAGCTGCGTTACTTCTGGCCCCGCGTGGTCGGCAACACCCGCTGGGAACTGCTCGATACCAAGTTCGCCGTCGTCGCCCGCGCGGCCAGCCGGTGCCGGTTCAACGTCAGCACCGACGACGTGCGCGACCTGGCCGGCGAGATCGAGTGGGCCAAGGCGTCGCTGATCACGCCCGAGCAGTACGCGGCAGCGGTGGCGGGTGCCGGCCGGGACACCCCGCTGGACGCCGAGAAGGTGGTGGCCGTCTACACCGCTTATGAGGCGCTCAAGGTCCGCGACGAGGACGTCACCCTGCTGGACTTCGACGACCTGCTGCTGCACACCGCCGCGGCGATCGAGAACGACGCCGCGGTGGCCGGCGAATTCCGGGACCGGTACCGCTGCTTCGTCGTCGACGAGTACCAGGACGTCACCCCGCTGCAGCAGCGGGTCCTGTCGGCCTGGCTCGGTGACCGTGACGATCTGACCGTCGTCGGCGACGCCAACCAGACCATCTACTCGTTCACCGGCGCCTCCCCGCGCTTCCTGCTGGACTTCTCGCGGCGCTTCCCGGACGCGACGGTGGTGCGGCTGGAACGCGACTACCGGTCCACCCCGCAGGTCGTCTCGCTGGCCAACCAGGTGATCGCCGCCGCCCGGGGCCGCGTCGCGGGCAGCAAGCTGCAGCTGATCGGCCAGCGCGAGCCCGGCCCGGCGCCGTCGTTCCGGGAGCATCCCGACGAGCACACCGAGGCCGCCGCGGTCGCGGCCTCCATCGCCCAGCTGATCGAAAACGGTACTGCGCCTTCGGAAATCGCGATCCTGTATCGGGTCAATGCGCAGTCCGAGGTCTACGAAGAGGCGCTGACCGAGGCCGGCATCGCCTACCAGGTCCGGGGCGGAGAGGGTTTCTTCAACCGCCAGGAGATCAAGCAGGCGCTGCTCGCGCTGCAGCGTGCGGCCGACCGCGGCGCCGACGGCGCGGTGGCAGACGTGGTTCGCGGTGTGCTGGAGCCACTCGGGCTGACGACCGAGCCACCCGCCGGCACCAAGGCCCGCGACCGTTGGGAAGCGCTGACCGCACTGGCCGAACTGGTCGACGACGAGCTGGCCCAGCGCCCCGGGCTGGAGCTGCCGGGCCTGGTGTCCGAGCTGCGGTTGCGGGCCGATTCCCGGCACCCACCGGTGGTGCAGGGCGTCACCCTGGCGTCGCTGCACGCCGCCAAGGGTCTCGAGTGGGACGCCGTGTTTCTCGTCGGCCTGGCCGACGGCACGCTACCCATTTCCCACGCATTGGCGCACGGCCCCGACAGCGAGCCGGTCGAGGAAGAACGCCGGCTGCTCTATGTCGGAATCACCAGGGCGAGAATGCATTTGGCGCTCAGTTGGGCATTGGCGCGGTCCCAGGGCGGCCGGCAGAGCCGCAAGCCGTCGCGGTTTCTCAACGGCATCGCCCCCCAGACCCGCGTAGAGGCCGCGCCCGGCAAGTCGCGGCGCAACAAGGGTCCGGCGCGCTGCCGGGTCTGCAACAAGGATCTTTCGACGCCGGCGGCCATCATGCTCCGGCGCTGCGAAAGCTGCGCGGGCGATGTCGACGAGGATCTGCTGCTGCAGCTCAAAGACTGGCGCCTGGCGGCGGCTAAAGAACAGAACGTGCCGGCGTACATCGTGTTCAGCGACAACACCCTGATCGCGATCGCCGAGTTGCGGCCCACCGACGACGCGTCGCTGATCGCGATTCCAGGCATCGGGGCCCGCAAGCTCGAGCAGTACGGGCCAGAGGTGCTCGAACTGATCCGCCAAGCCCGCTGAAACGGCATTTCCGCAGGTCAGAAAATCGGTTGCCGTCTCCGCTGGTAGCATCTACTCTCGTAACCGCACTTTGCTGGCTGTCAGTAGCGAACACGGAAGGAGGGTGGCTCCCGATGATCAACGTCAACGTGTACGGCGTACACGCCGCCGCCCGCCATGCCGCCGCTACCCCGGCGGCCGCGGGCAAGCACCGCGTCGCCGCCGCGACTGAAGCGTCCGTGAGGCTCTACGTGAAGACGTAACCAGCCGAGTTTCGCCTAATGGCCACGGACCCGAAGTCACCAGGATCCGTGGCCATCATTGTCTCAGCAGACAACTACCTGGTCCGGATCACAGAGACAGCCAACCGACCAGGAAGCAGGTGAAAGGACATGTCGGCACTGACAGTCCCTAGACGGACGCAGCCGACCCTGCCGTGTCATGCCGGTGATCCCGACCTTTGGTTTGCCGAGACTCCGGCCGACCTCGAACGCGCGAAGACGCTGTGCGTGCACTGCCCGGTGCGGCGCCAGTGCCTGGCCGCGGCTCTGGAACGAGCCGAGCCGTGGGGTGTGTGGGGCGGCGAGATCTTCGAGCGCGGCTCGGTTGTCGGACGTAAGCGTCCGCGTGGGCGGCCCCGCAAAGAGGCTGCCTGACAGGCGATTACGACGACGGCTTAAACGACGGCTTAAACGACGACGGCGTCCGGCTCGGCGAAGCCGGGGATCAATTCCTCGGAGAGGGCCTTGATCGGGACGTGCGCGTCCAGCTGGCACAGGATGGCGGCCACCGATGCGATCACCCGCATCGGGATCGCCAACTTGGGGGGTAGGTCCATCTGGCGCGCCGTCTTGATCTGGGCCACCGAGCGGTCGAACTGGCTGACCGTCATCCGCTGCAGCCACTTACGGGTGTAGTGGAACACGTCGACCTCGATCGGTTCGACGTACTGGCGCAGCATCTCGTCGATCTCGCGGACCGATACCTGCTGGCCCTTCTGGATGAATCCGACCTTCTCCATGGTCGGCAGCAACAGGTCGTAGTTCTTGTCCCGGGCCAACCGGATGGTCATGCCGAGCTCGATGGGGTAGCCGCCGGGCAGCGGCGCGACCGCGCCGAAGTCGATGACGCCCATCCGCCCGTCGGGCAGCAGCATGAAGTTGCCTGGGTGGGCGTCGCCATGCAGCATCTCCAACCGGCGCGGCGCGTCGAAGGTGAGCTCCAGCAGCCGATTGCCGATCAGGTCGCGTTCCTCGGGGGTGCCGTGCCGGATGATCTCGGCCATGTGCTTGCCGTCGATCCATTCCTGGATCACCACCTTCGGCGCGCTGGCCACCACGTGCGGTACCGCGAAGTGGGGGTGGCCCTCATACGCTTTGGCGAACTTGCGCTGGTTGTCGGCCTCGAGCCGGTAGTCCAGCTCCATCTCGGTGCGTTCGATCAGCTCGTCGACGACGCCCTGCACATCGGCGCCGGGGGAGAGCTGCTTGAACACCCCGACCATGCGTTGCATCGTCTTGAGGTCGGCCCGCAGTGCCTCGTCGGCGCCCGGGTACTGGATCTTGACGGCCACCTCGCGGCCATCGGACCAGACGGCCTTGTGCACCTGGCCGATGCTGGCGGAGGCGACGGGCGTGTCGTTGAACGAACTGAAGCGCTCCCGCCACTTGGTGCCCAGTTGGGCGTCGAGCACCCGGTGCACCTTGGCCGCGGGCAGCGGCGGAGCGTCCTTCTGCAACTTGGTCAGAGCTTCGCGATACGGCTCACCGAACTGCTCGGGAATGGCCGCTTCCATCACTGAAAGCGCCTGGCCCACCTTCATCGCGCCGCCCTTGAGCTCGCCCAAGACGGTGAACAGCTGGTTGGCCGCCTTCTCCATCAGCTCGGCGTTGACTTCGTCCTTCGACTTACCGGTCAGCCGCTTGCCGAAGCCCAGAGCCGCCCGGCCGGCCATGCCGACCGGCAGGCTGGCGAGCTTTGCATTGCGGGCCGCGCGGCCGCGCTTGATGTCTGACACATACCCATCATCCACGACGCCCACCGCATCGTCTGCATCGAATTGAGTCAGCGTTCTTTTCCGATCTGTACTCTCGTCGGGTCGCGCATCCGTGTGACGCTTCGATTTCCACGTCCGGAGGGTGGACCGCAACAGCCATGGCAGCCAAACAAACGCAGCACGACGCCGCCGACGCCTTGTTCCGAGCGATCATCGAGACGTTGGACAAGCACCGGAACGAGCGCACCCTGACCGAGGACGTGCTGGACACCCTCGGCCGGGCGTATGCGTCGATCTCGACCTGCATTCCGGAGCAGGGCCGGCTCGGCTAACACGGACACAGCGGATGGCGGGTCCACGGCCGGGCCAGGATCGTGCTGGCCTGTAGGTCCAATTCCAGGGTGGCGTTGAGCGCCGCCGGCGGATCGCGATGCTGCCCGCGAACCGCCGCAACGACCTGATTGACCTGGCTCAGCGCCAGAGCCGCGGTCGCCAGCAGGGTGGCCCGGTCGGCGACCCCGATGGTGTCGCGCAGCTGGGCCGCGATCGCCGGCCAGGCCGCGTCGCGGTCACGCCGGTGCAGGTCGGCGCACCCCAGGCAGCTGGTCGTCCCGGGCAGGACCAGCGGCCCCACCAGGCCGGTGCCGTCGCGGACCCGGACCGGAAGGTGCGGGACTCCTGCCCTTTGCAGGTCGCGCACCATGCGCGGATCGGCCACCAGGTAGTCCGTCAACACCACCAGATCAGCGGTTGCCGTCGTCACCATCGCATGGGGCTGGCTGCTGTGCCCGGTCCGGACGCCCGAGGAGCGCAGGGCCGTTACCAGCAGGTCCGACAGCGGCCCCCGCCCGTGCACCCGGATCGATGCGGTCCGCCCGGATGAGTTGCCGTCCCCGCGGGTGGCCACGCCGGCCTCGACCAGCCCGGCGACCAGATCCGTCAGGTCAGCACCCGCCTGGCGCTGCAACTCGGTGAGCGACACCGGCGAGCGCATGGACCGCAGCAGCGCAGCCAGATTCGGCGCGGTCAGGTCACCGGGGGGACGGACCAGGACGGCGCGCCGGGGATGCCAGCCCACCTGCACCACACCGTCGGGCCGCAACAGCACCGGCATCGCGGGGTCCAGGGCGTACAAGCTTGCGGAGGCCGGGGCCATGAGGTGTCACGGTGCCAGGCCGGGCGCGCGGCTGTGGTCAGTTATCCACAGGGCCGTGACCAGGACCGGGGTCGTCCCGGATGTCATCCTCGAGTCCGGCTTGGAGACCTGAGATGGCCTCGTCGATGCCGCTGGTGTCGCCGCCGATCACCCGATCGATGAATCCGGCGGGGTCGTCGAGGTCGTCGGCGCCGGGCAGCAGGTCGGGGTGTTGCCAGACGGCGTCACGTGCGTCCATCCCGGCAGCCTCGGTCAGTCGCTGCCACAACGCACCGGCCTCGCGCAGTTTGCGCGGTCGCAACTCCAGCCCGACCAGGGTCGCGAACGTCTGCTCGGCGGGCCCGCCGCTGGCCCGGCGCCGGCGCAGCGTCTCGCTGAGCGCCGCCTCGCCGGGCAGCCGCTCACCCAGCGCGGCGGTCACCACGGTCTGCACCCAGCCCTCGATCAGGGCGAGCAGCGTCTCGAGCCGCTCGAGTGCCTGGGTCTGCGCGGGCGTTGCCTTGGGTTCGAAGACGCCCTGGCTGAGCAAGTTCTCCATGGCGGCCGGATCGGCCAGCGATGCCGGGTTGAAATCGCGGGCCAGCTCCTCGATGCCGGTCATGTCGATCTTCATGCCCGCGGCGTAGGCCTCAACGGCGCCCAGCAACTGGCTGGAAAGCCACGGCACGTGGCTGAACAGGCGGTGGTGTGCGGCCTCCCGGGCCGCCAGGAACGTCATGATCTCGCTGCGCGGCTGCTCGAGGCCCTCGGCGAAGGATTCCACCGCGTCCGGCAGGATGGCGGCGATCCCCTTGGGGCCGAGCGGCAGGCCGATATCGGTGGATGTCAGCACCTCTTTAGACAGCCGGCCCAGTGCCTGGCCGAGCTGGGAACCGAAGGCGATGCCACCCATCTGCGACATCATCTGCAGCAACGGGCCCGCCATGCCCTTGGCCTCCTCCGGCAGCGATTGCGCCCACACCGACGAAATCTGCTCGGCCATCGGGTCGCACAGCCGCTTCCAGGTGCCCAGCGTGTTGTCGACCCAGTCCGACGGGCTCCAGGCGACCGCTCTGCTGGTGCCTTCAGGCAGCGCCGTCGCCCCGTTGAGCCAGGTCTCGGCCAGGTGCACCGCGTCGGCGATCGCCGAGGTGGTGGTGGCCGGGATCGGTGCGATGAATCCGATCGAACTCGTTGCCACCTGCCGGGCCAGGTCGTAGTTCACCGGGCCGGCGTCCTTGCCCGAACTCATGGCGCTGCCGACACCGCCGAACATCTCGCCCAGCCGGGTGAACAGCTGGCCCAGATTGGCCATGTCGAAGTCGCCCCCGAACCCGAACGGGTTGTTGCCCGCACCAGAGTTGGGATCGTTCTTCTCGCGCTTCTCGCGGTCGGGGTCGTCTCCACTGGAGAAGCCGAAAGGCAGGTCAGCCATGAGGTCAACCGTACTCACCGCACCAACGGAAAGCGCGGGGCACGGTCACGCTCTCAGCTGAACGCGTCCGCGGCGGTGCCGGTTAGGGTAAGCGGCGTGAACAGGCGGATTTTGACCTTGGTGGTCGCGCTCGTCCCCATCGTGGTCTTCGGGGTGCTGCTTGCGGTGGTGACCGTGCCGTTTGTGTCCTTGGGCCCGGGGCCGACGTTCGACACCCTCGGGGAGGTCGACGGCAAGCAGGTCGTGCAGATCGAGGGCACCCAGACGCACCCGACGACTGGTCACCTCAATATGACGACGGTCTCCCAGCGTGACGACCTGACCCTGGGCGAGGCGATGAGCCTGTGGATCTCGGGTCAGGAGCAGCTGGTGCCGCGCGACCTGATCTACCCGCCCGGCAAATCGCGCGACGAGGTGGACCAGGCCAACAACGCCGATTTCAAGACCTCCGAAGACAGCGCACAATACGCCGCCCTGGGTTATCTGAAGTACCCGGAAGCGGTCACCATCGCCTCGGTCACCGACCCCGGCCCGTCGGCCGGCAAGCTCAAGGCCGGCGACGCCATCGACGCGGTGGACCGCACGCCGGTGGCCAACGTCGAGCAGTTCACCTCGCTGCTGAAGAAGACCAAGCCCGGCCAGGTGGTGTCCATCGACTACCGCCGCAAGAACGAGCCGGCGGGCGTCACGGAGATCACCCTGGGCACCAATGAGGACCGCGACTACGGGTTCCTGGGTGTTGCGGTGCTCGATGCACCCTGGGCGCCCTTCACCGTCGATTTCAACCTCGCCAATATCGGCGGACCCTCGGCCGGGCTGATGTTCAGCCTCGCCGTCGTGGACAAGCTCACCACCGGTGACCTGGCCGGTTCCACCTTCGTCGCCGGCACCGGCACGATCACCGTCGACGGCAAGGTCGGTCCAATCGGGGGCATCACCCACAAGATGGCCGCGGCGCGCGCGGCCGGCGCCTCGGTATTCCTGGTACCCGCCAAGAACTGTTATGAGGCGATGTCCGACATCCCGTCGGGACTCAAGCTGGTGAAGGTCGAAACGCTCGGTTCCGCAGTGGACGCACTGCATGCCATGACGTCGGGAGCGGCCACCCCCAGCTGCTAGCCGAGCTGCCAGTCCGGCCGTTTGCGTACAGTTGTGGCCATCGGGTAAACGAAGCAGGGAGCGTAGCCAGTGGGAATGCGGCCCGCCGCAAGGATGCCGAAGTTGACTCGGCGTAGCCGGATTCTGATCCTGATCGCACTGGGTGTGATCGTGTTGTTGTTGGCCGGACCCCGGCTGATCGACGCCTACGTCGACTGGCTGTGGTTCGGTGAGCTGGGCTATCGCTCGGTGTTCACCACCGTGCTGGTCACCCGCATCGTGGTGTTTCTGGTGGCGGGTCTGCTGGTCGGCGGCATCGTCTTCGGCGGGCTCGCGGTGGCCTACCGCACCCGCCCGGTGTTCGTCCCGAGCAACGACAACGACCCGGTGGCGCGCTATCGCGCCATCGTGCTGAGCCGCCTGCGATTGATGGGCATCGGAATCCCGGCGGCCATCGGTCTGTTGGCCGGCATGGTGGCGCAGAGCTACTGGGTGCGCATTCAGTTGTTCCTGCACGGCGGCGACTTCGGCATCGCCGATCCGCAGTTCGGCAAGGACCTCGGCTTCTACGCATTCGAGTTGCCGTTTTACCGGCTGGTGCTCAGCTACCTCTTCGTCGCGGTGTTCCTGGCCCTGGTGGCCAACCTGGTGTCGCACTACCTGTTCGGCGGGATCAGGCTGTCGGGGCGGGCCGGGGCGTTGAGCCGCTCGGCGCGCATTCAGTTGATCAGCCTGGTCGGTGTTCTGGTGGTGCTCAAGGCAGTTGCGTACTGGCTGGACCGCTACGAGTTGTTGTCACACACCCGCGGCGGAAAGCCGTTCACTGGGGCCGGTTACACCGACATCAACGCGGTGCTGCCGGCCAAACTGATCCTGATGGCGATCGCGCTGATCTGCGCGGCCGCGGTGTTCTCCGCGATCACGTTGCGGGACTTGCGGATTCCGGCGATCGGGCTGGTGCTGCTGCTGCTGTCATCGTTGATCGTGGGTGCGGGCTGGCCGCTGATCGTCGAGCAGATCAGCGTCAAACCCAATGCGGCGCAGAAGGAAAGCGAATACATCAGCCGAAGTATCGCGGCCACCCGACAGGCCTACGGATTGACGCCGGACGTGGTGACCTACCGCAACTACACCGGCGACGGACAGGCCACCGCGCAGCAGGTCGCCGCCGACCGCGCGACCACCTCGAACATCCGACTGCTCGACCCGACTATCGTCAGCCCGGCGTTCACCCAGTTCCAGCAGGGCAAGAACTTCTACTACTTCCCCGACCAGCTGTCCATCGACCGCTATCAGGACCGCGGCGGCAACCTGCGCGACTACGTGGTCGCCGCCCGCGAACTCAACCCCGACCGGTTGATCGACAACCAGCGCGACTGGATCAACCGGCACACCGTCTACACGCACGGCAACGGATTCATCGCGTCGCCGGCAAACACGGTGCGCGGCATCGCGAACGACCCGAACCAGAACGGCGGTTATCCGGAATTTCTGGCCAGCGTCGTCGGAGCGAACGGCAGCATCGTGTCCGACGGCCCGGCGCCGCTGGACCAGCCGCGCGTCTACTTCGGGCCGGTGATCGCCAACGCGGCGGCCGACTACGCGATCGTCGGGAAGACCGGCGCCGACCGCGAGTATGACTACGAGACCAGTACCGAGACCAAGAACTACACCTACACCGGGGCCGGTGGGGTGTCGATCGGCAGCTGGATCTCGCGCAGCGTGTTCGCCGCGAAGTTCGCCGAGCGAAACTTCTTGTTCTCCAACGTGATCGGCTCCAACAGCCGGATCCTGTTCAACCGCGACCCGGCCCAGCGGGTGGAGGCGGTGGCGCCCTGGCTGACCACCGACAGCGCGGTGTACCCGGCGATCGTGAACAAGCGGATGGTGTGGATCATCGACGGCTACACCACGCTGGACAACTATCCGTACTCCGAGCTCACGTCGCTGTCCTCGGCGACGGCGGACTCGACCGAGGTGGCGTTCAACCGGCTGGCCCCGGATAAGAAGGTCTCGTACATCCGTAATTCGGTGAAGGCCACCGTGGACGCCTACGACGGCACCGTGACGCTGTATCAGCAGGACGAGAACGACCCGGTGCTCAAGGCCTGGATGCAGGTTTTCCCCGGAACGGTGAAGCCCAAGAGCGACATCACTCCCGAACTCGCCGAGCATCTGCGTTACCCCGAAGATCTGTTCAAGGTGCAGCGCATGCTGCTGGCCAAGTACCACGTCAACGACCCGGTGACGTTCTTCTCCACCTCAGACTTCTGGGACGTGCCGCTGGACCCGAACCCGACGGCCAGCAGCTACCAACCGCCGTACTACATCGTCGCGAAAAACATTGCCAAGAACGACAATTCGGCTTCCTATCAGTTGATCAGCGCGATGAACAGGTTCAAACGCGACTATCTGGCTGCCTATATCAGCGCCAGTTCCGATCCCGCGACGTACGGCAAGCTCACGGTGCTGACCATCCCGGGTCAGGTCAACGGTCCCAAGCTGGCCAACAACGCGATCACCACCGACCCGGCGGTGTCCCAGGACCTCGGTGTGATCGGGCGCGACAACCAGAACCGCATCCGCTGGGGCAATCTCCTGACGCTTCCGGTGGGTCAGGGCGGCTTGCTCTATGTCGAGCCCGTATACGCCTCCCCGGGTGCCAGCGACGCCGCTTCCTCCTACCCGCGCCTGATCCGGGTGGCGATGATGTACAACGACAAGATCGGGTACGGCCCGACCGTGCGTGACGCACTCACCGGGTTGTTCGGGCCGGGCGCAGGTGATGCCGCGACCGGAATCCAGCCGACCGACGCCGGGTTGCCGGCCACCCCACCGGCCAATCCTCCGCCGCCGGCCAACGGGCCCGGAACGCCGCCGCCGACGGCGGCGATACCGCCGCCGCCTGACGCGTCGACCGCGCTGTCGCCCGCCAAAGCCGCTGTGCTGCAAGAGATCCAAGCGGCAATCGGTGCGGCCAGAGATGCGCAGAAGAAGGGCGACTTCGCCGGCTACGGGTCGGCGTTGCAGCGCCTGGACGAGGCGATCACGAAGTTCAACAACACGAAGTAGCGACGCGGCTTCGCGGCGGTCAGCCGCGCGCCGCGGCCGCTCGCACACTCTTGGCCGCGAGCGCCCGCGTTTTGCCATTGACACGCCGGGTCCGGCGGCATTTTGGGGACTTTCGCGGCGTCGGTCAGCCGCGCGACGCGGTGCGGAACCTCTCGCGGTAGGCCTTGGGCGTGACGCCGAGGTGGTCGACGAAAACCCGGCGCAGACTCTCGGCGCTGCCGAACCCGGCCAACCGCGCCGTCTCCGCGACGCTGCGCCCCGCGTCGAGCGCGGCCCGGGCGGCGTCAATGCGCACCATCTCGACGTAGCGGGCCGGCGTCGTCCCGAGTTCGGACTGAAACAGCCGGGTCAGCTGCCGGGTGCTCAACGAGGCTCGCGCGGCGAGGGTGTTCACGCTGTGGTTGTCCGCCGGGTTGGCCGAGATCGCAGCGGTGACCTTGCGCAGCGGAGACTGCGGCGGCGGTTCGGCCTCGACCAGCACCGAGAACTGCGACTGGCCGCCCGCACGCTTGAGGTAGACGACCAGCCAGCGGGCCACGGCGCGGACCAGCTCTGTGCCGTAATCCATTTCGACCAGCGCCAACGCCAAATCGATCCCCGACGATATGCCGGCCGAGGTGAAGACGTCGCCGTCACGGACGAAGATGGCGTCCGGTTCGACGGTGATGTCGGGATACGCCCGGGCAAACAGCCGGACGTCATGCCAATGCGTGGTGGCGCGCCGGCCCTGCAGCAGCCCGGCCTGCGC
This genomic stretch from Mycobacterium paragordonae harbors:
- a CDS encoding zinc-dependent metalloprotease, whose translation is MSTVDLMADLPFGFSSGDDPDREKREKNDPNSGAGNNPFGFGGDFDMANLGQLFTRLGEMFGGVGSAMSSGKDAGPVNYDLARQVATSSIGFIAPIPATTTSAIADAVHLAETWLNGATALPEGTSRAVAWSPSDWVDNTLGTWKRLCDPMAEQISSVWAQSLPEEAKGMAGPLLQMMSQMGGIAFGSQLGQALGRLSKEVLTSTDIGLPLGPKGIAAILPDAVESFAEGLEQPRSEIMTFLAAREAAHHRLFSHVPWLSSQLLGAVEAYAAGMKIDMTGIEELARDFNPASLADPAAMENLLSQGVFEPKATPAQTQALERLETLLALIEGWVQTVVTAALGERLPGEAALSETLRRRRASGGPAEQTFATLVGLELRPRKLREAGALWQRLTEAAGMDARDAVWQHPDLLPGADDLDDPAGFIDRVIGGDTSGIDEAISGLQAGLEDDIRDDPGPGHGPVDN
- a CDS encoding YlbL family protein — translated: MNRRILTLVVALVPIVVFGVLLAVVTVPFVSLGPGPTFDTLGEVDGKQVVQIEGTQTHPTTGHLNMTTVSQRDDLTLGEAMSLWISGQEQLVPRDLIYPPGKSRDEVDQANNADFKTSEDSAQYAALGYLKYPEAVTIASVTDPGPSAGKLKAGDAIDAVDRTPVANVEQFTSLLKKTKPGQVVSIDYRRKNEPAGVTEITLGTNEDRDYGFLGVAVLDAPWAPFTVDFNLANIGGPSAGLMFSLAVVDKLTTGDLAGSTFVAGTGTITVDGKVGPIGGITHKMAAARAAGASVFLVPAKNCYEAMSDIPSGLKLVKVETLGSAVDALHAMTSGAATPSC
- a CDS encoding UPF0182 family protein yields the protein MGMRPAARMPKLTRRSRILILIALGVIVLLLAGPRLIDAYVDWLWFGELGYRSVFTTVLVTRIVVFLVAGLLVGGIVFGGLAVAYRTRPVFVPSNDNDPVARYRAIVLSRLRLMGIGIPAAIGLLAGMVAQSYWVRIQLFLHGGDFGIADPQFGKDLGFYAFELPFYRLVLSYLFVAVFLALVANLVSHYLFGGIRLSGRAGALSRSARIQLISLVGVLVVLKAVAYWLDRYELLSHTRGGKPFTGAGYTDINAVLPAKLILMAIALICAAAVFSAITLRDLRIPAIGLVLLLLSSLIVGAGWPLIVEQISVKPNAAQKESEYISRSIAATRQAYGLTPDVVTYRNYTGDGQATAQQVAADRATTSNIRLLDPTIVSPAFTQFQQGKNFYYFPDQLSIDRYQDRGGNLRDYVVAARELNPDRLIDNQRDWINRHTVYTHGNGFIASPANTVRGIANDPNQNGGYPEFLASVVGANGSIVSDGPAPLDQPRVYFGPVIANAAADYAIVGKTGADREYDYETSTETKNYTYTGAGGVSIGSWISRSVFAAKFAERNFLFSNVIGSNSRILFNRDPAQRVEAVAPWLTTDSAVYPAIVNKRMVWIIDGYTTLDNYPYSELTSLSSATADSTEVAFNRLAPDKKVSYIRNSVKATVDAYDGTVTLYQQDENDPVLKAWMQVFPGTVKPKSDITPELAEHLRYPEDLFKVQRMLLAKYHVNDPVTFFSTSDFWDVPLDPNPTASSYQPPYYIVAKNIAKNDNSASYQLISAMNRFKRDYLAAYISASSDPATYGKLTVLTIPGQVNGPKLANNAITTDPAVSQDLGVIGRDNQNRIRWGNLLTLPVGQGGLLYVEPVYASPGASDAASSYPRLIRVAMMYNDKIGYGPTVRDALTGLFGPGAGDAATGIQPTDAGLPATPPANPPPPANGPGTPPPTAAIPPPPDASTALSPAKAAVLQEIQAAIGAARDAQKKGDFAGYGSALQRLDEAITKFNNTK
- a CDS encoding GlxA family transcriptional regulator, whose translation is MLDVAGAGEVFAEANRAGADYQLRIASVDGRDVTTSIGTRLGVTDAIASIESADTVLVAGSDDLPRRPIDPALVKAIRSIAGRTRRLASICTGSFILAQAGLLQGRRATTHWHDVRLFARAYPDITVEPDAIFVRDGDVFTSAGISSGIDLALALVEMDYGTELVRAVARWLVVYLKRAGGQSQFSVLVEAEPPPQSPLRKVTAAISANPADNHSVNTLAARASLSTRQLTRLFQSELGTTPARYVEMVRIDAARAALDAGRSVAETARLAGFGSAESLRRVFVDHLGVTPKAYRERFRTASRG